In a single window of the Ktedonobacteraceae bacterium genome:
- a CDS encoding RNA polymerase sigma factor, which produces MLASQDDTTHLVQLAQAGDIESFALLVQYYQSDVYGYLTALLGDREEASDFTQQTFIKAWLSLDSLKSACCFKAWLYTIGRHLTYDHWRSRRMVSQSWESLDGDTIVENVAGLEDMVAEAELINLTLDELSPKLRQCLLLGVVDGFPHHEIARIVGIGETSVSTYISSARRRFRDIYQYLQN; this is translated from the coding sequence ATGTTAGCATCTCAGGATGATACTACCCACCTTGTACAGCTTGCGCAGGCGGGAGATATCGAATCGTTCGCGCTCCTGGTTCAGTATTATCAAAGTGACGTGTATGGATACTTAACAGCCTTGCTGGGAGACCGGGAAGAAGCTTCCGATTTCACACAGCAGACATTTATCAAGGCATGGCTCAGCTTAGATAGTCTCAAAAGTGCATGTTGCTTCAAAGCCTGGCTCTATACCATCGGAAGGCATCTCACTTACGACCATTGGAGAAGTAGGAGAATGGTTTCCCAATCGTGGGAAAGCCTGGACGGAGACACTATTGTTGAAAACGTAGCCGGGCTTGAGGACATGGTAGCAGAGGCAGAACTGATTAATCTGACCTTAGATGAACTCTCACCTAAATTACGGCAATGCTTGCTGCTAGGGGTTGTGGATGGCTTTCCGCACCATGAGATAGCCAGGATCGTGGGCATAGGTGAAACGAGCGTGAGTACCTATATAAGCAGCGCTCGCAGGCGGTTTCGTGACATCTATCAATATTTGCAGAATTAG
- a CDS encoding ATP-binding protein, producing MEQTQQQSGPQANFNPRREAGKTASSCHFAVGSIVAKPEQARGKCSKQDSRWKRALIDVGLAIMAVILVTLIIYALRLHTYISTVLFVYLFIVLWLVHQRGFWIAVFAAFAACLAFDFFLIQPIFSFTIDHFDDGLALFIFLLFAIILGFLYSKMQEIRRQEHEESILYKERLRQQTEEVTRHDYEAGIFYNVVQATRDEKDLKYQLGLISQAIEEAFSFCGVRSCVILVPDHNGRLAMQRLPSQANNLTALTTDEEGSVVWVMQQGKSVKLPNIPLISRAKGSYLRRVVASSTTNSQIAQGYSCLVPLLSGKKVLGVLRLLVEDNAHPRLLTIKRALETEQSASDIHAELFAKLKDYAVSLIKEALIERALMQEESLRQELSKRTEELQAAIISSVSHDLRTPLVAIKAAASNLLEEEMPDNENADHRRAVETIIDEADWLGRIVTRMIDLSRIEQGALKLKKELYPIYEVILTTLESRHMRPLLQDRAIKLSLPEELPAVEVDPILIGQVFANLIENAIRYTPAESPIEITAEIRRGHMLISVADRGPGIPPTDKELIFDKFYRVGQKIDESEGRAPTTQGTGLGLAVCKGFVAAHGGQIWVQNRDDGGAVFQFTLPLKQVGARAYEKNTGR from the coding sequence ATGGAGCAAACCCAACAACAGTCAGGGCCACAAGCTAATTTCAATCCCCGCCGGGAAGCAGGGAAAACAGCCAGTTCCTGCCACTTCGCTGTGGGGAGTATAGTAGCCAAACCCGAACAGGCCAGGGGCAAATGCAGTAAGCAAGATTCTCGCTGGAAACGAGCGCTTATCGATGTTGGACTTGCAATCATGGCGGTCATCCTGGTAACGCTTATCATCTACGCACTGCGTCTTCATACTTATATCTCCACGGTACTTTTTGTGTATTTGTTTATTGTGCTCTGGTTGGTACATCAACGTGGCTTCTGGATCGCCGTTTTTGCGGCATTCGCTGCCTGCCTTGCATTTGACTTCTTCCTGATCCAGCCCATTTTTTCTTTTACCATCGACCACTTTGATGACGGATTGGCCCTCTTCATTTTCCTCTTATTCGCTATTATACTGGGATTTTTGTATTCCAAGATGCAGGAGATAAGACGGCAGGAACATGAAGAGAGCATTCTCTATAAAGAGCGTTTGCGCCAACAGACGGAAGAAGTTACTCGCCACGATTATGAAGCAGGCATCTTTTACAACGTTGTGCAGGCTACAAGAGATGAAAAGGACTTAAAGTATCAACTTGGCCTTATTTCACAGGCCATTGAGGAGGCATTCTCTTTCTGTGGCGTGAGGAGCTGCGTCATTCTTGTGCCAGATCATAATGGAAGGCTCGCAATGCAGCGATTACCGTCGCAGGCGAATAATTTAACGGCTCTCACAACAGATGAGGAAGGGAGTGTTGTATGGGTTATGCAACAGGGGAAATCGGTGAAGTTGCCGAATATTCCCCTCATTTCTCGCGCCAAGGGAAGTTACTTGCGTAGAGTTGTCGCAAGCAGCACGACAAATTCGCAGATAGCTCAGGGCTATAGCTGCCTGGTTCCACTTCTGTCGGGGAAAAAGGTACTTGGGGTACTGCGACTACTTGTAGAGGACAATGCTCATCCCCGGCTTCTGACAATTAAGCGCGCCCTGGAAACAGAACAGAGCGCGTCGGATATACACGCGGAACTCTTCGCGAAACTAAAAGACTATGCCGTGTCATTAATTAAAGAAGCGTTGATTGAACGAGCATTGATGCAAGAGGAAAGCCTTCGCCAGGAGCTATCTAAACGCACTGAAGAACTTCAGGCAGCCATTATCTCCTCAGTTTCGCACGATTTGCGCACTCCCCTGGTAGCGATTAAGGCAGCCGCGAGCAACTTACTTGAGGAGGAAATGCCGGATAACGAGAATGCGGATCATCGCCGCGCTGTCGAAACCATTATTGACGAGGCCGATTGGTTAGGTCGTATCGTCACGAGAATGATTGACCTGTCACGCATCGAACAGGGTGCGCTGAAACTGAAAAAAGAACTCTACCCTATCTATGAGGTTATTCTCACTACATTAGAGTCAAGACACATGCGCCCGTTGCTGCAGGACCGCGCTATAAAGTTAAGCCTGCCAGAAGAGCTACCTGCCGTAGAGGTCGATCCGATACTCATAGGTCAGGTATTTGCGAATCTTATCGAAAACGCTATCCGTTATACGCCCGCCGAATCGCCAATTGAAATCACCGCAGAGATCAGGCGCGGGCATATGCTGATCAGTGTGGCAGATCGTGGTCCAGGCATCCCACCAACCGATAAAGAACTTATTTTTGATAAATTTTATCGTGTTGGACAGAAAATAGATGAGAGCGAAGGAAGGGCACCCACGACGCAAGGGACAGGCCTGGGTCTGGCGGTTTGCAAGGGATTTGTCGCAGCGCATGGCGGCCAGATCTGGGTACAAAATCGCGATGATGGAGGCGCTGTTTTTCAGTTCACTCTGCCACTGAAACAGGTAGGAGCGAGGGCATATGAAAAAAATACTGGTCGTTGA
- a CDS encoding oxygenase MpaB family protein, with protein MRTPLDSMRIIHIASGAPLPGELPISDTTPDPGLMGPDSISWRLHEEQWLITAGARAFLMQAAHPKVAQGALDHSAFAEDPFGRVFRTIQGMAVLIFGTTKEVNAMARSINRLHHTVTGTLPESIGRYPAGEPYSAMEPLALLWVHIVFVDSMLTAYKTFVGPLSQEVCEQYWQESCRYARLLGLTNETLPATYAEVQRYMGEVLASGEIAIGPAAHFIAQKVLYPPMPLARKPLWAIVRLITVGQLPADIRHAYGFRWTIRHKIGFLMARGAGHLLRRLFPDALGQSPLVNFARKRVRGELLQSPEQANHATAAQ; from the coding sequence ATGCGAACACCGCTCGATTCAATGCGCATTATCCACATTGCCAGCGGAGCACCGCTGCCAGGCGAATTACCGATCAGCGACACGACACCAGATCCCGGTTTGATGGGGCCAGACTCGATATCCTGGCGCTTACATGAAGAACAATGGTTGATTACCGCGGGCGCTCGTGCATTTCTTATGCAGGCGGCCCATCCCAAGGTTGCCCAGGGCGCGCTCGACCACAGCGCGTTTGCGGAAGACCCGTTTGGGCGCGTTTTTCGTACCATTCAGGGAATGGCTGTCTTGATCTTCGGCACCACGAAAGAGGTCAACGCCATGGCCCGTTCCATCAACCGCCTGCACCATACTGTCACGGGTACGCTGCCCGAAAGCATCGGTCGTTATCCCGCCGGTGAGCCATATAGCGCCATGGAACCTCTAGCCCTGTTGTGGGTGCATATCGTGTTTGTCGATAGCATGCTCACCGCCTATAAAACATTTGTCGGTCCGCTCTCGCAAGAGGTATGCGAACAGTACTGGCAGGAATCATGCCGCTACGCGCGACTGCTGGGGTTGACCAATGAGACACTTCCGGCCACTTATGCCGAAGTGCAGCGCTACATGGGTGAAGTACTCGCCTCCGGTGAGATTGCCATCGGGCCGGCTGCGCATTTCATCGCCCAGAAGGTCCTCTACCCACCAATGCCTCTGGCACGCAAGCCACTATGGGCTATTGTACGCCTCATCACCGTTGGACAGCTTCCAGCAGACATACGACATGCCTACGGCTTCCGCTGGACGATCAGGCATAAGATAGGATTTCTGATGGCACGTGGTGCGGGTCATCTCCTGCGCCGTCTCTTCCCCGACGCGCTCGGCCAATCACCGCTCGTGAACTTCGCCCGCAAGCGCGTGCGGGGAGAATTGTTACAATCGCCGGAACAGGCCAACCACGCTACTGCCGCTCAATAA
- a CDS encoding TetR/AcrR family transcriptional regulator — MTRIVKDPEVRRNEILDTAERLMASKGYEQVSIQDIIDELQIAKGTVYHYFDSKVALLMALVERIGEKAKQLVLPIVSDRELSAQDKLVRFFDVLDRYKRANKDLIFSFMRVWYTDENALFRNRLYSTRIKWLAPLLTQIIQEGVEEGVFNTPYPDQAARMIIALLEDLGYAIAEILLVEENERFDFSQMVRLGEATADAMERLLGMKSGHLLHAWREDFLRWRELLE; from the coding sequence ATGACACGTATCGTCAAAGACCCGGAAGTGAGACGCAACGAAATCCTTGATACGGCTGAGCGGCTGATGGCAAGCAAGGGCTATGAGCAGGTCTCAATCCAGGATATCATCGACGAACTGCAGATTGCCAAGGGAACGGTATATCACTACTTTGACTCCAAGGTGGCACTCTTAATGGCCCTGGTTGAACGTATCGGGGAGAAAGCGAAACAACTGGTGCTTCCCATCGTCTCTGATCGCGAACTCTCGGCCCAGGATAAACTTGTACGCTTCTTTGATGTACTCGACCGCTATAAAAGAGCGAACAAGGACCTGATATTCTCGTTTATGCGCGTCTGGTATACGGACGAGAACGCCCTCTTTCGCAATCGGCTCTATAGCACCAGAATCAAATGGCTTGCTCCCTTGCTCACACAAATCATTCAAGAGGGAGTTGAAGAGGGCGTTTTCAACACTCCGTATCCTGACCAGGCGGCCAGAATGATCATCGCCTTGCTTGAAGATCTCGGATACGCCATCGCTGAGATTCTACTTGTGGAGGAAAACGAACGTTTCGATTTTTCTCAGATGGTTCGTCTTGGCGAGGCGACGGCTGATGCGATGGAGCGCCTGCTGGGAATGAAGTCCGGCCACCTGCTACATGCCTGGCGGGAAGACTTTTTGCGCTGGCGGGAACTCCTGGAATGA
- a CDS encoding ABC transporter permease subunit, which produces MWFKSIFLKTLRDFRIAILGWGLGMGLLVYAVMSTVPSLVATPQARASLVSLAGSFSWLAEPVAIATPGGYVTWKYGFTILIIAIWPLLACSRILRGEEERGSLDALLSLPRGRVRVALEKLAAVWAALLGIGLLIALLTFASGQRVGANFGFGGALIFGLNVALICGVFGSIALLLSQFTVERGTAAGWTGGLLVIFIVLDMVHRVYPGTDWLSHLSPVYYYNLSKPLVPSYGTNAGALLVMVGLSIVLSGAAIWLFARRDIGGTVAVPGFQRRPQRPVQLERALPVNAWSLRSVYTRSLGMIAVSTFWWTVGIAGFAAWMVIVDKQVETNLASLVQGSSLLKEIVTKVGGSSQATNATLLSFLFVFLPLLLMAFAVTQASRWAADEEDGRLELVLSTPQPRLQVLLGRFAALTTATIIIGAITLAASALAAVASGLQLDGGNLAAATLSIIPMGLLVAAIGYLFSGWLRAAVDTGILSFLLVIWFFISFVGPDLNWPDAVLHLSALYYYGTPLLHGLPLGDMLGVLAVAIVALALATVRFVQKDIGR; this is translated from the coding sequence ATGTGGTTTAAGAGCATTTTTCTCAAAACCCTGCGCGATTTCCGCATCGCCATCCTGGGTTGGGGCCTGGGCATGGGTCTGCTGGTCTATGCCGTCATGTCCACCGTCCCTTCGCTGGTAGCGACGCCCCAGGCGCGTGCCTCGCTCGTCAGCCTGGCCGGTTCGTTCAGCTGGCTGGCCGAGCCGGTCGCTATCGCCACTCCCGGCGGCTATGTCACCTGGAAATATGGCTTCACCATCTTGATCATTGCCATCTGGCCGTTGCTGGCGTGCAGCCGCATCCTGCGGGGCGAGGAGGAACGTGGCTCCCTGGATGCCCTGCTCTCGCTGCCGCGCGGGCGGGTGCGGGTCGCGCTAGAAAAGCTGGCAGCAGTCTGGGCTGCTCTGCTAGGTATCGGCCTGTTGATCGCATTACTCACATTCGCCAGCGGCCAGCGCGTTGGCGCGAACTTTGGCTTTGGTGGGGCGCTGATCTTTGGCCTGAATGTGGCACTGATCTGCGGCGTCTTCGGATCGATTGCCCTGTTGCTCTCCCAGTTCACTGTGGAGCGTGGCACAGCAGCGGGCTGGACAGGCGGGTTGCTGGTGATCTTTATCGTACTGGATATGGTGCATCGCGTCTATCCCGGTACTGACTGGTTGTCGCATCTCTCGCCAGTCTATTACTACAATTTAAGCAAGCCCCTGGTGCCAAGTTACGGCACCAATGCCGGCGCTTTGCTGGTTATGGTGGGCCTGAGTATCGTATTGAGCGGAGCAGCTATCTGGCTCTTCGCGAGACGCGACATAGGTGGAACGGTAGCCGTACCCGGCTTCCAGCGACGGCCGCAGCGTCCTGTGCAGCTAGAACGCGCGCTGCCGGTCAATGCCTGGTCACTGCGCTCGGTCTATACGCGCAGCTTAGGGATGATAGCCGTATCGACGTTCTGGTGGACGGTAGGAATCGCGGGTTTTGCCGCGTGGATGGTGATTGTCGATAAGCAGGTAGAGACAAATCTGGCCTCACTTGTACAGGGTTCATCGCTTCTGAAGGAAATCGTCACAAAGGTTGGAGGTAGCAGCCAGGCAACCAATGCCACCCTGCTGAGTTTTCTTTTCGTCTTCCTGCCATTGCTGCTGATGGCCTTCGCGGTCACACAGGCGAGCCGCTGGGCGGCTGACGAAGAGGATGGACGGCTGGAACTGGTGCTATCAACACCACAACCACGCTTGCAGGTACTATTGGGACGCTTTGCAGCGCTGACCACCGCGACGATCATCATCGGCGCGATAACCCTGGCCGCCTCGGCACTGGCTGCAGTAGCCAGCGGCTTGCAGCTCGATGGAGGCAATCTTGCCGCGGCTACGCTCAGCATTATTCCGATGGGCCTGCTGGTCGCCGCTATCGGCTACCTGTTCTCGGGCTGGCTGCGAGCGGCCGTGGATACCGGCATCTTGAGCTTCTTGCTGGTGATCTGGTTCTTCATCAGCTTTGTCGGCCCGGATTTGAACTGGCCCGATGCAGTGCTGCACCTGTCCGCCCTCTACTATTATGGTACGCCGCTGCTGCATGGCTTACCTCTAGGAGATATGCTGGGGGTGCTGGCAGTTGCTATCGTGGCGCTGGCACTGGCGACGGTGCGCTTTGTACAGAAAGATATTGGGCGCTGA
- a CDS encoding ABC transporter ATP-binding protein: MTAIIEVEGLTKHYGSKRGIIDVSFQVEAGEVFGFLGPNGAGKTTTIRVLMALLRADSGTARIAGMDVWERSVEIKRLVGYAPGEPSLDPNLTGGQILEYFGHLRGGVDQAYLKQLIQRLDLDPSRKFRHYSSGNKRKVALIQAFMHRPQLLILDEPTNGLDPLNQQEFDRMVKEVRDDGRTVFLSSHILSEVEQTCTRVGIIREGRLVRTGGVAELKDIKRYEIRITFANAVPAEAFETLDGVMQVEQLPGGHTLRLVMQGGADAVIKAAAQYPVLTLSSHEPSLEDIFLRYYEGDGVAVKEADHVV, translated from the coding sequence ATGACAGCGATTATCGAAGTAGAGGGACTGACCAAGCACTACGGCAGCAAGCGCGGCATTATCGATGTTTCATTCCAGGTGGAAGCTGGCGAAGTGTTTGGCTTTCTTGGCCCCAACGGCGCGGGCAAAACAACCACCATTCGCGTGCTGATGGCGCTGCTACGCGCCGATTCTGGCACAGCGCGTATCGCAGGCATGGATGTCTGGGAACGCTCGGTCGAGATCAAGCGGCTGGTCGGCTACGCGCCCGGCGAACCTTCGCTCGATCCCAACCTGACTGGCGGGCAGATTCTGGAGTACTTCGGGCACCTGCGCGGAGGAGTCGATCAAGCCTACCTCAAGCAGCTGATCCAGCGCCTGGACCTGGACCCGAGCCGCAAGTTCCGCCACTATTCCAGTGGCAATAAGCGCAAGGTGGCATTGATCCAGGCCTTTATGCACCGTCCCCAACTGTTGATCCTGGATGAGCCGACCAACGGCCTGGACCCGCTCAACCAGCAAGAGTTCGACCGCATGGTGAAAGAAGTACGCGACGACGGGCGCACCGTCTTCCTGTCCTCGCACATCTTGAGCGAGGTCGAACAGACCTGCACCCGCGTGGGCATCATTCGTGAAGGACGGCTGGTGCGTACCGGTGGCGTGGCCGAACTCAAGGACATCAAGCGCTACGAGATCAGGATCACATTCGCCAATGCGGTTCCTGCCGAGGCGTTCGAGACGCTGGATGGTGTGATGCAGGTGGAGCAGCTTCCTGGTGGGCATACGCTGCGCCTGGTGATGCAAGGCGGAGCTGACGCGGTCATCAAGGCAGCAGCGCAATACCCCGTCCTTACCCTGAGCAGCCACGAGCCGAGCCTGGAAGATATCTTCCTGCGCTATTATGAGGGTGACGGCGTGGCCGTGAAGGAGGCCGACCATGTGGTTTAA
- a CDS encoding response regulator transcription factor: MKKILVVDDKNPTLLQLKRGLERGGYEVYTASRGTQALEILDQQLVDLILLDLRLPDIGGLEICKAIRDEYPSLPIIIISVVHDVESIVQALNLGADDYIPKPFDMVEVLARIKVQLRHSNRLQTRTGRENFIIGPLSIDFERRCVKVNGQEIDLTYTEYELLSVLARNSGRIVTYDILLSEVWGYDEVSELQSVHTYINRLRKKVENPANRRFIRNEPKIGYRFLADD; encoded by the coding sequence ATGAAAAAAATACTGGTCGTTGACGATAAAAATCCGACACTCCTACAACTGAAACGCGGCCTGGAACGCGGTGGCTACGAAGTCTATACGGCCAGTCGAGGGACACAGGCATTAGAAATTCTCGATCAGCAACTCGTTGATCTGATATTACTCGATCTACGATTGCCTGATATAGGAGGGCTGGAGATTTGTAAAGCGATACGAGACGAATACCCCTCCTTGCCCATCATTATTATCTCAGTGGTGCATGATGTTGAAAGTATTGTACAGGCGCTTAATCTGGGCGCCGATGATTATATACCTAAACCATTTGATATGGTTGAAGTGCTGGCACGCATCAAGGTGCAATTACGCCACAGCAATCGCTTACAAACAAGAACAGGGCGCGAGAACTTTATCATAGGCCCCCTGAGCATTGACTTTGAACGAAGATGTGTGAAGGTCAATGGGCAGGAAATTGATCTGACCTATACAGAATACGAATTACTTTCAGTATTGGCAAGAAATAGTGGAAGAATTGTAACCTATGATATCCTGCTTTCCGAGGTCTGGGGGTACGATGAGGTATCTGAACTCCAGAGTGTCCATACCTACATCAATCGCTTACGCAAAAAGGTCGAGAATCCCGCTAATCGCCGCTTCATCCGCAATGAACCAAAGATTGGTTATCGTTTTTTGGCCGATGATTAA
- a CDS encoding SDR family NAD(P)-dependent oxidoreductase, translated as MAGKLNGKVALVTGASSGIGEATALALAAEGAYIALAARRHERLEELARQIEKNGGQAMPIIADVADEKQANDMVHTASGRWGHLDILVNNAGLMLLGPIEGADTEDWRRMVSVNLLGLLYATHAAIPVMKAQNGGHIVNVSSVAGRTARAGSGVYNATKWGVGAFSEALRQEVYQHHIRVTLIEPGAVATELTEHITNPEAKRETQEWVHSIRPLQSEDIAAAIMYAVTQPAHVNVNEILIRPTDQER; from the coding sequence ATGGCAGGTAAATTGAATGGCAAGGTGGCGCTTGTAACCGGGGCTTCGTCGGGCATAGGCGAGGCGACGGCACTGGCTTTGGCGGCTGAAGGAGCGTATATCGCGCTGGCGGCTCGCCGGCATGAAAGGCTGGAGGAACTGGCCAGGCAGATTGAGAAAAATGGTGGGCAGGCTATGCCGATTATCGCGGACGTGGCCGATGAAAAGCAGGCCAATGATATGGTGCATACGGCCAGCGGGCGCTGGGGTCACCTGGACATCCTGGTGAATAATGCGGGCCTGATGCTGCTGGGCCCAATCGAGGGGGCAGATACGGAGGATTGGCGGCGCATGGTGAGCGTCAACCTGCTGGGCCTGCTGTATGCGACGCACGCTGCCATACCGGTGATGAAAGCGCAAAATGGCGGGCACATTGTCAATGTCTCATCCGTGGCAGGCCGCACGGCGCGGGCGGGCAGCGGTGTCTACAACGCTACCAAGTGGGGCGTCGGCGCATTTTCAGAAGCGCTGAGGCAAGAAGTCTACCAGCATCATATCCGCGTGACGCTGATTGAACCGGGTGCGGTGGCAACGGAGTTGACCGAGCATATTACCAACCCCGAAGCAAAAAGGGAGACCCAGGAATGGGTTCACTCGATAAGACCCCTGCAGAGCGAGGACATCGCGGCAGCCATTATGTATGCGGTAACACAACCGGCGCATGTCAATGTCAATGAAATTCTCATTCGACCGACGGACCAGGAACGCTAG